From Streptomonospora salina, the proteins below share one genomic window:
- a CDS encoding HupE/UreJ family protein, with protein sequence MRRITAITIAFTIGHSVTLVLGTLGLPVPQQPVEALIAVSILISAVHAVRPVFPGREPLVAGAFGLVHGMAFSMTLAAMDLSDLRLGLSLLGFNLGIEIMQLIVLPPLVALSRTRIYTPLRTVAAAVTAIAATGWLLDRVGLANPIGAVADALGGVSPWIVPGVWVAAAAVLVRRRVCAGRADRPADRDTVRS encoded by the coding sequence GTGCGGCGCATCACCGCCATCACCATCGCGTTCACCATCGGCCATTCGGTCACGCTCGTGCTCGGAACGTTGGGGCTCCCCGTTCCGCAGCAGCCCGTCGAGGCGCTCATCGCCGTCAGCATCCTCATCTCCGCGGTCCACGCCGTCCGCCCCGTTTTCCCGGGGCGAGAGCCCCTGGTCGCGGGTGCGTTCGGCCTGGTCCACGGGATGGCGTTCTCCATGACGCTGGCCGCGATGGACCTGTCGGACCTGCGGCTGGGCCTCAGCCTGCTCGGGTTCAACCTCGGCATCGAGATCATGCAGCTCATCGTGCTGCCGCCGCTGGTCGCCCTTTCCCGGACGCGCATCTACACGCCGCTGCGTACCGTCGCGGCCGCGGTCACGGCGATCGCCGCGACCGGGTGGCTGCTCGACCGCGTCGGTCTCGCCAACCCGATCGGCGCGGTCGCGGACGCGCTCGGCGGTGTCTCGCCGTGGATCGTGCCGGGGGTGTGGGTGGCGGCGGCGGCCGTACTGGTCCGGCGGCGGGTGTGTGCGGGCCGAGCCGACAGGCCCGCCGATCGGGACACCGTGCGCAGCTGA
- a CDS encoding response regulator transcription factor, whose translation MEAPLEQARDAYADLRWHDAYVQFRAAREAGELGVDDLAALADAAWWLGRNDESLTLSERVYRCRLQHDDAARAAQLAVEVGFLWLIRGEPTIGSGWISRAARLLQDVPECGAHGYLRYLEAAQALDQGRFADALDAARHIRQLADRCDDRTLYAGGLVTEGIAVVKEGRVGEGLAVLDEAMLPVRAGEVAPKWAGNLYCQLMSLFIETADLRRARDWTAATERWCDWHSSPAMFAGVCRVHRAQLLRLAGAWGDAEQHATQACRDLADMNVGVVAEGHYVLGDLCRLRGDLAGARAAYDRADELGRDPQPGRALLRLAEGCCAPAGRELRTALAGTDQPLGRAPLLSAQVDVAAAAGDADLARRAAGELGDVASTYGTAGLVAAARQAAGTARLVAGEAERALPLLRDAMRRWRALDARFDAARARFLLARALHALGDVDAAARASAAAAAVFAELGAAGARCAFAAPPEAGAAGEGALPGGLSPREAEVLTCVAAGHANRRIAHALAISERTVERHLANIFRKLDVASRTEAACYAFEHGLAHPRGS comes from the coding sequence ATGGAAGCCCCGCTCGAACAGGCGCGTGACGCCTACGCCGATCTCCGCTGGCACGACGCCTACGTGCAGTTCCGCGCTGCGCGGGAGGCCGGGGAACTCGGCGTCGACGACCTGGCAGCGCTGGCCGACGCGGCGTGGTGGCTGGGCCGCAACGACGAGTCCCTGACGCTGTCGGAGCGGGTGTACCGCTGCCGCCTGCAGCACGACGATGCGGCTCGAGCCGCGCAACTCGCTGTCGAGGTCGGCTTCCTCTGGCTGATCCGGGGAGAACCGACCATCGGCTCGGGCTGGATCAGCCGCGCCGCCCGCCTCCTCCAGGACGTACCCGAGTGCGGGGCGCACGGCTACCTGCGCTATCTTGAGGCGGCCCAAGCTCTGGACCAGGGCCGCTTCGCTGACGCGCTCGACGCGGCCCGGCACATCCGACAGCTGGCCGACCGGTGCGACGATCGCACGCTGTACGCCGGAGGACTCGTCACCGAGGGCATCGCGGTCGTCAAGGAAGGGCGCGTCGGCGAAGGCCTCGCGGTGCTCGACGAAGCGATGCTGCCGGTACGCGCAGGAGAGGTCGCGCCCAAATGGGCGGGAAACCTGTACTGCCAGCTGATGAGTCTCTTCATCGAAACGGCCGACCTCCGCCGTGCCCGCGACTGGACCGCTGCGACGGAGCGCTGGTGCGACTGGCACAGCAGCCCCGCGATGTTCGCGGGCGTCTGCCGGGTGCACCGTGCCCAGCTACTGCGCCTCGCCGGGGCGTGGGGCGACGCCGAGCAGCACGCGACCCAGGCGTGCCGCGACCTCGCCGACATGAACGTCGGTGTGGTCGCGGAGGGCCACTACGTACTCGGCGATCTGTGCCGGCTCCGTGGCGACCTCGCCGGCGCCCGAGCCGCCTACGATCGGGCGGATGAACTCGGCCGGGATCCGCAGCCCGGCCGGGCCCTGCTACGGCTCGCCGAAGGCTGCTGCGCCCCGGCCGGCAGGGAGCTCCGTACCGCCCTGGCCGGTACCGACCAGCCGCTCGGCCGGGCGCCGCTGCTCAGTGCACAGGTCGATGTCGCGGCGGCCGCAGGCGACGCCGACCTGGCCCGCCGAGCCGCCGGCGAGCTGGGGGACGTCGCCTCCACCTACGGCACGGCCGGTCTCGTGGCCGCCGCGCGGCAAGCCGCGGGAACGGCACGACTGGTCGCGGGCGAGGCGGAGCGCGCCCTGCCGCTGCTGCGGGACGCGATGCGCCGGTGGCGCGCACTGGACGCCCGATTCGACGCGGCGCGGGCCCGGTTCCTTCTCGCGCGAGCGCTCCACGCCCTCGGCGACGTCGACGCGGCGGCCCGCGCGAGTGCCGCGGCCGCAGCGGTGTTCGCGGAACTGGGAGCGGCAGGCGCCCGGTGTGCGTTCGCCGCGCCGCCCGAGGCCGGCGCCGCGGGCGAGGGGGCGCTCCCCGGCGGCCTGTCGCCGCGGGAAGCCGAGGTGCTCACGTGCGTGGCGGCGGGCCACGCGAACCGCAGGATCGCCCACGCACTGGCGATCAGCGAGCGGACGGTCGAACGCCACCTCGCCAACATCTTCCGCAAGCTCGACGTCGCCTCGCGCACGGAAGCGGCATGCTACGCGTTCGAGCACGGGCTGGCCCACCCCCGCGGCTCCTAG
- a CDS encoding methyltransferase domain-containing protein produces the protein MTATIDGQRVQQCAERVFGAYVESMLVLMIDLADRTGLLDALAEAPGTSAEVADRAGLAERYTRECLGALVTGGLVEYDPAAERYTLPPEHALCLTGDGARNVAPVSRVPTLLAHYVADAASVARDGGGIPYERFRPDFTAVMDGLSRATFDQHLVGSVLPAADGLVTDLHRGIRVADIGCGTGHSTVVLARGFPESTFVGYDVSDDALAAGRAEAAQAGTANVRFENLDIARLPDDPPFHAVVGFDVIHDQADPAGVLRRVHRALVPGGVFLMMDIKASSRLENNIANPLGPLLYSVSTLHCMTVSLAQGGAGLGTVWGEELALRMLADAGFADVTVHEVPDDPLNQVYAARAAAA, from the coding sequence ATGACCGCGACGATCGACGGGCAGCGGGTCCAGCAGTGCGCCGAGCGCGTGTTCGGGGCGTACGTGGAGAGCATGCTCGTGCTGATGATCGACCTGGCCGACCGGACCGGCCTGCTGGACGCGCTGGCCGAGGCACCCGGAACCAGTGCGGAGGTGGCCGACCGCGCGGGCCTCGCCGAACGCTACACGCGCGAGTGCCTCGGCGCGCTGGTGACCGGAGGCCTCGTCGAGTACGATCCCGCCGCCGAGCGGTACACGCTCCCGCCCGAGCACGCCCTGTGCCTCACCGGGGACGGGGCGAGGAACGTGGCCCCGGTGAGCCGGGTGCCGACGCTGCTCGCCCACTACGTCGCCGACGCGGCGAGCGTGGCCCGCGACGGCGGCGGCATCCCCTACGAGCGGTTCCGGCCCGACTTCACCGCGGTCATGGACGGGCTCTCCCGCGCGACGTTCGACCAGCACCTCGTCGGCTCCGTCCTGCCCGCCGCCGACGGTCTGGTCACCGACCTGCACCGCGGTATCCGCGTCGCCGACATCGGCTGCGGAACCGGCCACAGCACCGTCGTCCTCGCACGCGGGTTCCCGGAGTCGACCTTCGTCGGCTACGACGTGAGCGACGACGCACTTGCCGCCGGCCGCGCCGAGGCCGCCCAGGCCGGGACCGCGAACGTGCGGTTCGAGAACCTCGACATCGCCCGGCTCCCGGACGACCCGCCGTTCCACGCGGTCGTCGGCTTCGACGTCATCCACGACCAGGCCGACCCGGCCGGCGTCCTCCGGCGGGTGCACCGCGCGCTCGTACCGGGCGGGGTGTTTTTGATGATGGACATCAAGGCCTCCAGCCGCCTGGAGAACAACATCGCGAATCCGCTGGGGCCGCTCCTGTACTCCGTGAGTACGCTGCACTGCATGACCGTCTCGCTCGCCCAGGGCGGCGCCGGGCTCGGCACGGTGTGGGGCGAGGAGCTGGCCCTGCGGATGCTCGCCGACGCCGGCTTCGCGGACGTCACCGTCCACGAGGTTCCCGACGACCCGCTGAACCAGGTCTACGCGGCGCGTGCGGCGGCCGCCTGA
- a CDS encoding ABC transporter ATP-binding protein, giving the protein MAIIEVEELGKRYGGQAVLDRVSFSVEEGEVFGILGPNGAGKTTAVECVEGLRRADSGAVRVLGFDPFRQGSELREHIGVQLQHTQLPDNIKVWEALDLYASFYAKPRDWRELLERWGLADKRNARFAKLSGGQKQRLFIALALVGDPTVAFLDELTTGLDPQARRATWELVKRVRAEGVTVVLVSHFMDEVEELCDRVAVLDEGSVVALDSPAGLIDGVDTEYRMSLRLMEGDTADPGHLLENLDGVASVSRSGDLVVVTGRGDFATAVSARLAREGVLVRDLRVDKRTLDDAFIALTGRSLQV; this is encoded by the coding sequence ATGGCGATCATCGAGGTCGAAGAGCTCGGCAAGAGGTACGGCGGCCAGGCGGTCCTGGACCGGGTCTCCTTTTCCGTTGAGGAGGGGGAGGTCTTCGGGATACTCGGTCCCAACGGGGCCGGTAAGACGACCGCGGTCGAGTGTGTGGAGGGGCTGCGGCGTGCCGACTCCGGGGCGGTGCGGGTCCTCGGGTTCGATCCGTTCCGCCAGGGCTCGGAGCTTCGGGAGCACATTGGCGTCCAGCTCCAGCACACGCAGCTGCCCGACAACATCAAGGTGTGGGAGGCGCTCGACCTCTACGCGTCGTTCTACGCCAAGCCCCGGGACTGGCGGGAGCTGCTGGAGCGGTGGGGCCTCGCGGACAAGCGGAACGCGCGGTTCGCGAAGCTGTCCGGAGGGCAGAAGCAGCGCCTGTTCATCGCCCTGGCCCTGGTCGGGGACCCGACGGTCGCGTTCCTCGACGAACTCACCACCGGACTCGACCCTCAGGCCCGCCGGGCCACCTGGGAGCTGGTCAAGCGGGTACGCGCCGAGGGCGTGACCGTGGTCCTGGTCAGCCATTTCATGGACGAAGTCGAAGAGCTGTGCGACCGGGTCGCGGTCCTCGACGAGGGGAGCGTCGTCGCGCTCGACAGCCCCGCAGGGCTGATCGACGGTGTCGACACCGAATATCGGATGAGTCTCCGGCTCATGGAGGGCGACACCGCCGATCCGGGCCACCTGCTGGAGAACCTCGACGGGGTGGCCTCGGTGTCGCGCTCGGGCGACCTGGTCGTCGTGACCGGGCGGGGCGACTTCGCCACCGCCGTCTCCGCCCGCCTGGCCCGCGAGGGTGTTCTCGTTCGCGACCTGCGCGTCGACAAGCGCACTCTGGACGACGCCTTCATCGCGCTGACCGGCCGCTCCCTGCAGGTCTGA
- a CDS encoding ABC transporter permease translates to MKILAKLTTVETKLLVREPGAVFALLLPLFILVAFGGAIEEGDTVLLPIAVTMAISLVGLYLLPTTLATYRERGVLRRLSVTPVRPGNLLTVQLLLQLVLSVLGVTLLLVVGIGFLGAHGPGALRFLTAFALGTAAMFSVGLLIAALASNGRSANGFGVLLFFPLAYLGGVMQPVDRMPDILALIGEYTPMGALRQSLDDVWSGGVLALSPLVTMAVYAVVVSLVAARSFRWE, encoded by the coding sequence GTGAAGATCCTCGCCAAGCTCACCACCGTCGAGACCAAGCTGCTGGTGCGCGAACCCGGCGCCGTGTTCGCTCTGCTCCTCCCGCTCTTCATCCTCGTGGCCTTCGGGGGCGCGATCGAGGAGGGAGACACCGTCCTCCTGCCGATCGCGGTCACCATGGCGATCAGCCTGGTCGGCCTGTACCTGCTGCCCACGACCCTCGCGACCTATCGGGAAAGGGGCGTGCTGCGCAGGCTCTCGGTGACCCCGGTCCGCCCCGGCAACCTCCTCACCGTGCAGCTCCTGCTCCAACTGGTCCTCTCCGTACTCGGGGTCACCCTGCTGCTCGTCGTCGGAATCGGTTTTCTCGGGGCCCACGGGCCCGGGGCCCTGCGGTTCCTGACAGCCTTCGCGCTCGGCACGGCCGCGATGTTCTCCGTCGGTCTGCTCATCGCGGCGCTCGCCTCCAACGGGCGCTCCGCCAACGGCTTCGGCGTGCTGCTCTTCTTCCCGCTGGCCTACCTGGGCGGAGTCATGCAGCCCGTCGACCGGATGCCCGATATCCTGGCGCTCATCGGCGAGTACACCCCGATGGGCGCTCTGCGGCAGAGCCTCGACGATGTCTGGAGCGGCGGAGTCCTCGCCCTGTCGCCGTTGGTCACCATGGCCGTCTACGCCGTGGTCGTCAGCCTCGTCGCGGCCAGGTCCTTCCGCTGGGAGTGA
- a CDS encoding sensor histidine kinase, whose protein sequence is METVPERDLDLREERLRRLTGAVPYALLAASTVLTLATQDLPLVRLLETLGIVALTAALVWTMTGLNRDWVFRPGARAAFVAALVVMIAVLSTRGVWFASFFGFMGYVYSWQFLLGRWRFAGVTATAAVTVTAYMGGFPVTPSSLLLYLFFVASVVPLVAVFSHLGEVTAERSDERKRTVERLRETIRENDGLHAQLLVQAREAGAHDERERMAREIHDTLAQGFVGIITQLQAAERAEGGAGGRGGSTSEPAESTESGESAESAAGVADAAERDRAEWRLRVANAIRLARKNLAEARRSVHALGPAPLETAPLPDALADSTAEWSRLNGVRADFAATGPVRPLHAEVEAVLLRAVQESLANVAGHAGATRVGVTLSYMEDLVVLDVRDDGAGFEPAPVPASAPGPEPGPGSTPGGGGADGGFGLTSMRQRVARLAGTLGIESEPGAGTAVSAALPAVPREPRGE, encoded by the coding sequence ATGGAGACGGTGCCGGAACGCGACCTCGACCTGCGGGAGGAGCGGCTGCGCCGTCTCACCGGCGCCGTGCCCTACGCTCTCCTGGCGGCCTCCACCGTCCTGACCCTGGCCACCCAGGACCTTCCCCTGGTGCGGCTCCTGGAGACGCTCGGAATCGTGGCCCTCACGGCGGCCCTCGTCTGGACGATGACCGGGCTGAACCGCGACTGGGTTTTTCGACCGGGGGCGCGGGCGGCCTTCGTCGCCGCCCTGGTCGTGATGATCGCCGTGCTCAGCACCCGCGGCGTCTGGTTCGCGAGCTTCTTCGGCTTCATGGGATACGTGTACTCCTGGCAGTTCCTCCTGGGCCGGTGGAGATTCGCGGGGGTGACCGCCACCGCCGCCGTCACCGTCACCGCCTACATGGGCGGGTTCCCCGTCACCCCTTCGTCGCTCCTGCTGTATCTGTTCTTCGTCGCCTCCGTGGTCCCCCTGGTCGCGGTGTTCAGCCACCTCGGCGAAGTCACCGCGGAACGCAGCGACGAGCGCAAGCGGACGGTGGAGCGGCTGCGGGAAACGATCCGGGAGAACGACGGACTCCACGCCCAACTGCTGGTTCAGGCCCGCGAGGCCGGGGCGCACGACGAACGCGAGCGCATGGCCCGGGAGATCCACGACACCCTGGCCCAAGGGTTCGTCGGCATCATCACCCAGCTCCAGGCGGCCGAACGGGCCGAGGGCGGAGCCGGAGGACGGGGCGGGAGCACTTCGGAACCCGCCGAGTCCACCGAGTCCGGCGAGTCCGCCGAGAGCGCCGCCGGTGTCGCCGACGCGGCGGAGAGGGACCGTGCCGAGTGGCGGCTGCGGGTCGCCAACGCCATCCGACTGGCCCGAAAGAACCTGGCGGAGGCCCGCAGGTCCGTGCACGCCCTGGGACCGGCGCCGCTGGAGACCGCTCCGCTGCCCGACGCCCTGGCCGATTCCACGGCCGAGTGGTCCCGGCTCAACGGGGTACGCGCGGACTTCGCCGCGACGGGACCGGTCCGCCCCCTGCACGCGGAGGTCGAGGCGGTCCTGCTCCGCGCCGTCCAGGAGTCCCTGGCCAACGTAGCCGGGCACGCCGGTGCCACCCGGGTCGGGGTGACCCTCTCCTACATGGAGGACCTGGTCGTCCTGGACGTGCGCGACGACGGTGCGGGCTTCGAACCGGCCCCGGTGCCCGCGTCGGCTCCGGGCCCGGAACCGGGCCCGGGGAGCACACCCGGTGGCGGCGGCGCGGACGGCGGGTTCGGCCTGACGTCGATGCGGCAGCGGGTGGCCCGTCTGGCGGGCACACTGGGGATCGAGTCCGAACCAGGAGCCGGTACGGCGGTCTCCGCCGCCCTTCCCGCCGTTCCGAGGGAGCCCCGCGGTGAGTGA
- a CDS encoding response regulator: MSEAPVRVLIVDDHPVVRDGIRGMFAGDPGFETVGEAGDGARAVELARSLEPDVVLMDLRMPGTGGVDAISELARLGLGARVLVLTTYASDSDVGPAIEAGATGYLLKDTSPDELMRAVRLAARGETVLSPLVASRLVGRVREPAVPLSDRESEILRLIAGGFTNREAAARLFISEATVKTHVLHIYGKLGVNDRAAAVAAGFRRGLLDPGEG, encoded by the coding sequence GTGAGTGAAGCACCCGTCCGTGTCCTGATCGTCGACGACCACCCCGTCGTCCGGGACGGTATCCGCGGCATGTTCGCCGGCGACCCGGGGTTCGAGACGGTCGGGGAGGCCGGGGACGGCGCTCGTGCCGTCGAGCTCGCCCGATCTCTGGAGCCCGACGTGGTCCTCATGGACCTGCGCATGCCGGGGACGGGCGGTGTGGACGCCATCAGCGAGCTGGCCCGATTGGGGCTCGGCGCCCGCGTCCTGGTCCTCACCACCTACGCCTCCGACAGCGACGTCGGTCCCGCCATCGAGGCCGGAGCCACCGGCTACCTCCTCAAGGACACGTCGCCCGACGAGCTGATGCGCGCCGTCCGCCTCGCCGCTCGCGGCGAGACCGTGCTCTCCCCGCTGGTCGCGAGCCGCCTGGTCGGCCGGGTCCGCGAGCCCGCCGTGCCACTGAGCGACCGGGAATCGGAGATCCTGAGGCTCATCGCCGGCGGCTTCACCAACCGGGAGGCGGCGGCCCGCCTGTTCATCAGCGAGGCCACGGTCAAGACCCACGTCCTGCACATCTACGGCAAGCTCGGCGTCAACGACCGGGCCGCCGCCGTCGCGGCCGGTTTCCGGCGCGGTCTGCTGGACCCGGGCGAGGGGTGA
- a CDS encoding class I SAM-dependent methyltransferase — protein sequence MTEPFAHLDATAEAYDAVAVRYTEFARDELDALPLDRAVLTAFAELARTGAAGPVADLGCGSGRVTAYLRNLGLEAFGVDLSPAMIDLARRAYPDLRFDVGSMDALDVADDALHGVVSWYSVIHAPPRDMPSYIAEFRRVLIPDGPLLLAFFESEGDPVAAFDHRVAAAYRWPVDDLARLAGDAGFAEVGRMLREPRHGERYRRGHLLMRKDGTAVQGRFAR from the coding sequence GTGACCGAACCTTTCGCGCACCTCGACGCCACAGCCGAGGCCTACGATGCCGTGGCCGTTCGCTACACCGAATTCGCCCGCGACGAACTCGACGCACTGCCGCTGGACCGGGCGGTGCTCACCGCGTTCGCCGAACTCGCGCGGACCGGCGCTGCCGGACCCGTCGCCGATCTGGGCTGCGGATCCGGACGGGTGACCGCATACCTGAGAAACCTCGGACTGGAGGCCTTCGGCGTCGACCTGTCGCCGGCGATGATCGATCTCGCCCGCCGGGCCTACCCGGATCTGCGGTTCGACGTCGGATCCATGGACGCCCTGGACGTGGCCGACGACGCGCTGCACGGCGTCGTGTCCTGGTACTCGGTCATCCACGCCCCACCGCGGGACATGCCGTCCTACATCGCCGAGTTCCGGCGGGTCCTCATCCCCGACGGCCCCCTCCTCCTCGCGTTCTTCGAGTCGGAGGGGGACCCGGTCGCGGCGTTCGACCACCGAGTCGCGGCCGCCTACCGGTGGCCCGTCGACGATCTCGCCCGGCTGGCCGGCGACGCCGGCTTCGCCGAAGTCGGCCGGATGCTGCGTGAGCCGCGCCACGGGGAGCGGTACCGCCGCGGGCATCTGCTGATGCGCAAGGACGGCACGGCGGTCCAGGGGCGTTTCGCGCGGTGA